The Terriglobales bacterium genome includes a region encoding these proteins:
- a CDS encoding nucleotidyltransferase — MAGAIQVRVPTKDEDQLPISSSIPPEFAPEQEQLFREVLTLLNGSGVPYVISGAFALREHTGICRDTKDLDVFMPPADVATAMEYLHRHGFECEVADPVWLAKAHRGDFFVDIITGMSTGTITVTRTWIDRATPSELFGVPVKVLGAEELIASKLFVTRRERFDGADIAHVIYGTKGKMDWAWLMELVGEHWAILFWALVLYQYCYPAQTDYVPRFIWDDLLTRFRNEIENPNPDARFRGSLIDPRMFAIDVNEWRMPDLHSEYRNARDPKLPNLCENPAA, encoded by the coding sequence ATGGCTGGTGCCATCCAAGTTCGGGTGCCGACTAAGGACGAAGACCAACTGCCGATCAGTTCCTCGATCCCGCCGGAGTTTGCGCCGGAACAGGAGCAGCTTTTCCGCGAGGTACTCACCCTGCTGAACGGCAGCGGCGTTCCCTACGTGATCTCGGGGGCTTTTGCCTTGCGCGAGCACACCGGAATCTGCCGCGACACGAAGGATCTCGACGTATTCATGCCACCGGCAGACGTGGCCACGGCCATGGAGTATCTGCACCGGCACGGCTTTGAATGCGAGGTGGCAGACCCGGTCTGGCTCGCCAAGGCACACCGCGGCGACTTCTTTGTCGACATCATCACCGGAATGAGCACCGGCACCATCACGGTCACCCGGACCTGGATCGATCGGGCCACGCCTTCGGAACTATTCGGCGTTCCGGTCAAGGTGCTCGGGGCCGAGGAACTTATTGCTTCCAAACTGTTCGTAACCCGCCGTGAACGTTTCGATGGTGCCGATATCGCGCACGTGATCTACGGCACGAAAGGCAAGATGGACTGGGCATGGTTGATGGAGCTCGTCGGGGAGCATTGGGCGATTCTCTTCTGGGCGCTCGTTCTGTACCAATATTGCTATCCCGCACAGACCGACTATGTACCCCGGTTCATCTGGGATGACCTCCTTACCCGGTTTCGAAATGAGATCGAAAATCCCAACCCGGATGCCCGTTTCCGCGGCAGCCTGATTGACCCGCGTATGTTCGCCATCGATGTGAATGAGTGGCGCATGCCCGACCTGCACTCGGAATACCGCAACGCACGGGACCCGAAATTACCAAACCTTTGCGAAAACCCGGCAGCCTGA